One Aegilops tauschii subsp. strangulata cultivar AL8/78 chromosome 2, Aet v6.0, whole genome shotgun sequence genomic window, CAACTTTAGTTGTCAAGCATGACAAAAAAAATTTTATGTTAACTTTCAGTTTTTTTGTTATTGTTTATTTCTTTTTGGATAATAATTTTAGCAGTAGAAAACGTCACGGCCGTAGTGCTTCGCGCCACATGTTTGACATTTATCACTTGGGATAAAAAAAGCTGATAGGAATGAAGTGTGAAATACTGTAGAATTTCGGATAAGGCAAGGAAGAAGGCTTGGGATGACTGATGGTGGTGCGCTCCGGCAGCCGCGTGACCTTGGTCGGTCGGTCACCGGTATCCGCGTGGGAGCCTCCATCCCGGGGAGTTTccgggaagccgccgccgccccgcaaaCCGCCACAAAGTTGCTTGCTTGACCCACCGAGACGGACTGACGGACGCTACCTCTCCTCCTCACTCTCGCGGGCGACTTGTGGCGGCGGCTGGCGAACGAGTGCGTCGGCGGCGGCAGAGGTCAGCGTCCGATCCCCTCTCTTCTCCCGGCCTTCCCCGCTCTCTCTCCTCTCGAATCTCCTATGTCGCGGCGGCCACGGCTGGATTCGCCCGGCTGCGGCCCGGCGTCTTTTGGTGCCGTGGGTGGCTCGGCGAATTTGGGGTCAAGGCGGTCCGGCGGATTTCAGTGTGCGACGGCTCGGCGGATTTGGGGGGCGCAGCTGTTCCGCGGATTTGGGGGCGCGAACGACGGGCCGGATTTTGGGGGCGCTGCGGTGGCGAGGATCTGAGGGGAGGCAGAGAGGCTGAGGGGCTTCGTGCGTGCGTGCGGCCGGTGTGCTTGCTGTACGTGCTGCCGGCGTGCGTGCTTGCCACCGTGCGTGCTTCCTGTGTACTGTACTGATCTGTTTCGTCTCCGTTGCACAAGTTTCAGGGCAACCGGGAGCAGAAACCAGGAGCCGTCCATTCGAGTCTCGATCGTGTGTGGAGACTGCCATGGCGCTGTGGACAGGGCTGGGTCAGGCGGCGACCGTGGCGCAGCTGGTCGGCGCGGACGTCGGGGGCCTCATCTCCATGATCGTGCAGGCCGCTCTGACGGCCCGGCAGAACAGGTCCGAGTGCGAGCAGCTCGCGCGTCGGGCCCTCATGATCGCGCAGCTGCTGCCGCACGTGCAGGAGCCAGAGGCGGCGCAGCCGCTGGCCGGGCTGGGTGACACGCTCCGGGACGCCCACGAGCTCGTCGTGTCGTGCCAAGGGAGGAGCGCGGCGTATCAGTTCATCATGGCTGGCAGGACAGCCGAAAAGTTCAGGGAGGTGCAGAGCAAGATAGACTCCTACCTCATCCTCTTCCCGGTGATCAGCCACATCGGCATCACACGCCGCCTTGAGAGAATCTACAATGTCCTCGTCCCAGATGACTCCACTAGAGATGAACCGTCTTCATTTCCACAGTCGTTGCAGCTGGAGGTAAATTGATCGTGCGGCTCCCTGACAAGACAAAACAGAAATTTATACAGTTACGGAGCACACGCTCTCACTGCTCATTTATGGTATCATTTGTTGTGGTCTCTTTTTCAGGAGTCTACAGAGCTTGCTCAGGAGGTACTGCCGCACGGAACCCAGGAATTCACGTTGGCGGAGATCGTGGCTGCCACCAATAACTTCGCCCCTAACACCGTGATCGGTGAAGGCGGGTCCGGAAAGGTGTACATGGGCAGGCTTTACGATGGGCGAGCGGTGGCCATCAAGAGCTTAAACAACTCGCAGTCGCAATATTTAGAGGAGTTTTGCACGGAGCTCGACATCCTATCACGGCTCCGGCACAAACACATCATCAGCCTCCTTGGATCGTGTGTGACTGTGAGCAAGCCCAAGCGTCTGCTAGCCACcccgcaaaagaaaaaaaagcgCCAGCTGACCTGGTGGAGAAAGGAGCCAGAAGAACCCGAAGAGTTGGAAGAGCTACAGAGGTTCATTGTCTACGAGTACATGGAGAACGGTACGCTCTTCGACCAGATGCATTCTGATCATGGCCCCTCCACGATGTCGCCGGTGACGGGGTCCTGGAAGATGCGCATCGCTGTGCTCCTCGGCGTGTCACGCGCCATCGAGCACTTACACTGTCATGCCAACCCGCCAATCATCCACCGGGACATCAAATCGGCTAACATCCTTTTTGACGCCAATTGGGTGCCGCGTGTGTCAGACTTTGGCTTGTCGGTCGTCTGGGACATTGCAAGTGAGGAGTCGGAATTGAAAGTCGACCGGGTTGTAGGCACATTTGGGTACTTCGCCCCTGAGTACGCCTTTTATGGTCTTCTGAAGCCGGCAAGCGACGTGTACAGCCTGGGCGTGGTGATGCTCGAGGTTCTGACAGGGAAAAGTGCATATTCTTTTTTTATGAATGATGGGACAAATGTACCTTTGACAGACTTCGCACTCCCCATCATTGAAGTCGGTAATATTGAGGAGTTGTTAGACAGGCGACCTGTACCGGAGCCAACGCCTTGGCAGCTGCAGGCGATGAAACGTGTGGCGCAGATTGCATGCTGTTGCGGGAAGTTGGATGCGAAGGACCGGCCGGCCATATCAGACATCGTTGCCAACCTCGAGATGGCGTACGAGTTGATCTGCAGAGATGAGCACGGTTCAGTTGACGAGCCATGTTTGTGGCCCTTCGTCGAACAAGTTGACCTCCCATCGGACTCACCACACTCCAGGAGCTCGTCATGGGCAGGCTACCATTCCGAGCTGGTATACACTACAAACTAATAATTGAACTCTGTTCACATAAATTCAACCATGTTCATACGGTGATGAAGGGGGCTCACTACTCACTTTGTGGTCTCTTAATTAGGAATCTGAGGTGCTGGAGGAGGGGCGTTGACAACAATCGTTGAAGGCGTCCTCAGAAGGTGGTTCTCTTAATACACTGATGAAGGAGCATTATAACGCTTGTTGTTGCTGGCAGTTTTGGAAGAGCTTGGGATGGACCTCCCAGTGTAGTTTCAGTTGGCTTCCTCACCACCCACCCTACTATGCTTTCCCCAGCAGTTTATTAGGAAAGGAACACACCCGCTTGATGGTCACCACCTcactttgttttttttttttttttttgccttGAGTTGCACATAGTCACAGTAGTCCCACTTTGTTTGTGTAGCTTCTCTTTCAAAGCCATTCATACTGTAGCAGGCTCCGCAACGGGTCACAGGTGACCGTCATGTGTTTCAATCACCCGATGAGCATCCCGTTACTGCACATAGGTAATGCCCGCTTTTGGTAAATCAATGGGCGCTTGTTAGCTTCTTCACAACCAATCCCACTATAGTTTGCTTCTTCACAACCAACCCTACTTTGATTTTCCCAGTGGCTTCTTAGGAAAGGAACATGGGGTTGATGGTAAGCACTGACTCTGTTTTTTCAGCACTTTCTTTTtgtaatatactccctccgtccttttagagatttcaacactgattacatacggatgtatatagacatattttagagtgtagattcactcatcttgcttcgtatgtagtccgtGTTGGAATCTCTAAAgggacttatatttaggaacggagggccTGGATTTGTTGATTGAGTATTTAATTAGCTCTCTAGTTCGTTTGTTGGATTTTTTTTTCTGAATTTCGGAGCCTGGATCCATTTGTACAACGTGATGCTGATCCAATCCGAAATAGCCAAACCTATGTTTAACTCATTTGGAAATACATGTGAGTGAAATGTTCCATCGATGTCGTGGCTGGGGCCACTCATGCAGAGGTTGGAGAACGGCTGAGGTCTTTCTTCCTCTCAATGCAAGCAGTTTCTTTAGGAAAGAGAAATGATGATGTCCAACTATATATGTCGCTCTAGTTTAGAGAAGTCTGCTGTAGGATGCACTGCGCATGGATTGATTGATGCTGGCAGTTTGGCCTGCTTTTGCCTTGGTTTTTCGCTGAGTTGCAGTTTTGTGTGCTGAAACCATAATGCAGAGTTAGCTGCGGCTGAAAACCTGGAGGTAGAGTTCCCCTTGAACTGTTTTTGGGTCAGGTTGTCTTGTCGGTTCAACGGTATTTTCATATATTAATTAAATAGAGTACGTATATACAAATGAAGCAAGATGCAAGAATGGTTTATCCAGTACCAGCCCTAGGTAACATATAAATATCAGAGTAAGAGATCACAAAAAAGAGACACAAGCGTAACAGATGGGTGTCAAGCCACTCGTTTAGACAGTCTGCATTTTTGCCTTTAATTCTATGTCCCGGAAGGATCAGATCCTGCTTCGTTTCTTCCCCCGGTTTGTTAAAGAAACACATTGGGTTGATAATCACCATTGGAATTTGTTTGTTTTAGCCCTTTTCTTGTGGTAGTTACTCTGTTTCTAGCCTATGTCTCTTTTCGGTAATTACTTTCCTTTTTTTTAATCCTGGATTTGCGCATGTCATGGGCACGGCACAGCACAGCACAGCAGGCCCACTTTGTTTGTGTAGTTTCTCTTTCAAAGTCATTCATGTGGTAGGCCCCATCCTAGATCGTTGATATTTCGTTATATTCATCATGGGAAGTCGGGATTTTAGATTAAAATTTGATTTTCGGATCTAGTATAAATTTAGTGTGTCCGTGTGATGGTATAGCTATGTCGCTGTAAGGTAGTGTGGCCGTAGTTTAGAAGCCTGATATAGTGTACTGTGTATCAGTGTATGGGTCGATGTTGGCTGGGCAGTTTGTCCCGTTTTCTGTTTCTTTGTAGAGCTGCAGTTTTGTATGCTGAAAGCCTGAAACTCAGAAACTGTAATAATTAGGTCGGATCGGCAGGTCTTCGGGCACAGTTGGGTGCGGCAGAAAGCCTGGAGTAGAGTTCCCCTTGAACTGTTTTCTGGATCTGCTTATCTTATCAATTTCAGTTGAAATGAATTAGGGGACTGATGCTCCTTAATTTTATCGAAGTAAAAAAGATTCAAAACTGTGCTGGTGTGAGAAGAAACGAGTAAACGACCAT contains:
- the LOC109752468 gene encoding probable serine/threonine-protein kinase PBL21, producing the protein MALWTGLGQAATVAQLVGADVGGLISMIVQAALTARQNRSECEQLARRALMIAQLLPHVQEPEAAQPLAGLGDTLRDAHELVVSCQGRSAAYQFIMAGRTAEKFREVQSKIDSYLILFPVISHIGITRRLERIYNVLVPDDSTRDEPSSFPQSLQLEESTELAQEVLPHGTQEFTLAEIVAATNNFAPNTVIGEGGSGKVYMGRLYDGRAVAIKSLNNSQSQYLEEFCTELDILSRLRHKHIISLLGSCVTVSKPKRLLATPQKKKKRQLTWWRKEPEEPEELEELQRFIVYEYMENGTLFDQMHSDHGPSTMSPVTGSWKMRIAVLLGVSRAIEHLHCHANPPIIHRDIKSANILFDANWVPRVSDFGLSVVWDIASEESELKVDRVVGTFGYFAPEYAFYGLLKPASDVYSLGVVMLEVLTGKSAYSFFMNDGTNVPLTDFALPIIEVGNIEELLDRRPVPEPTPWQLQAMKRVAQIACCCGKLDAKDRPAISDIVANLEMAYELICRDEHGSVDEPCLWPFVEQVDLPSDSPHSRSSSWAGYHSELESEVLEEGR